The following are from one region of the Thermomicrobiales bacterium genome:
- a CDS encoding C45 family peptidase — MSTDTATLPIIDVAGDHRTIGRAIGETLRDGLRAVAERHRSEVSNTLGWDRALEVAARLLPYAEREVPHCIAELYGTAESAGIPFGTLFSMNALQETRFLAARGGDEDDDGCTSLAVTGPATNDGTTLLAHNEDAGTIRQALPYVVRARPTGRPAFIGFAYSGLLLYQGLNDRGIGSVGNALTFNDVRSGTPKLLAYRDVLDATYLEDAIRRTQRAGRANGNNHIIANIDGDIYDNEVSATHSALLPGRDLIAHTNHVLDPAMRELEWGDNLNSHIRLHRVETLLERGRGSHTVASLFAVLSDHSNFPRSVCKHADAEINPNVQTVASVVVDLSARQIHVRAGHPCTAPTTTIGLG, encoded by the coding sequence ATGAGCACGGACACCGCCACGCTACCAATTATCGACGTTGCCGGGGATCACCGCACCATCGGGCGCGCCATCGGCGAGACACTGCGCGATGGTTTGCGAGCTGTCGCTGAACGCCACCGCAGCGAGGTCAGCAACACGCTTGGCTGGGATCGCGCGCTGGAAGTCGCAGCGCGCCTGCTGCCATACGCCGAGCGCGAGGTGCCACACTGTATCGCAGAGCTGTACGGCACCGCCGAGTCAGCCGGGATTCCATTCGGGACGCTGTTCAGCATGAACGCGCTGCAAGAGACGCGCTTCCTGGCGGCACGCGGTGGTGACGAGGACGATGACGGCTGCACAAGCCTGGCTGTGACCGGCCCCGCAACAAACGACGGCACCACGCTGCTAGCGCATAACGAAGACGCCGGCACGATCCGCCAGGCGCTGCCGTACGTCGTGCGGGCCCGGCCAACCGGACGGCCCGCGTTCATCGGCTTTGCCTACTCCGGTCTGCTGCTCTATCAGGGGTTGAACGATCGCGGGATCGGCTCGGTCGGGAACGCGTTGACATTCAATGATGTCCGCAGCGGCACGCCGAAGCTGCTCGCCTACCGCGATGTCCTTGACGCCACCTACCTGGAGGACGCCATTCGCCGTACCCAACGCGCCGGCCGCGCGAACGGCAACAACCACATCATCGCCAACATTGACGGCGACATCTATGACAACGAGGTCTCGGCAACGCACAGCGCCCTGCTGCCGGGCCGCGACCTGATCGCGCACACGAACCACGTGCTCGATCCGGCCATGCGCGAGCTGGAGTGGGGTGACAACCTCAATTCGCATATACGCCTGCATCGCGTCGAGACGCTGCTCGAACGCGGACGCGGCAGCCACACCGTCGCCTCGTTGTTCGCCGTGCTGAGCGACCACAGCAACTTCCCGCGCAGCGTCTGCAAGCACGCCGACGCCGAGATCAACCCGAACGTCCAGACCGTCGCGTCGGTCGTCGTTGATCTCAGCGCGAGACAGATCCACGTCCGGGCCGGGCATCCATGCACAGCACCAACGACGACGATCGGCCTGGGATGA
- the acs gene encoding acetate--CoA ligase has protein sequence MASTKPKGLDWETTSRVLSENRVFEPSEDIVENANITKYMRDKGFSSYEELHDWSVEHSEEFWEEMASELDWFKPWDKVLDWDAPDAKWFVGGETNIVYNALDRHMSTPTRNKVAFYWEGEDGTTRTISYRDLYFDVCRFAGALKAMGIEKGDRIVIYMPRIPEQIVAMIAAARIGVVHSVVYSGFSSSALRDRIVDAEAKAVITADGYFYRGKIVTLKGIVDDAVRQCPTIKRVVTVERAGNDINWYPTRDVWYHEMMALATPDSEIAHLDSESPLYMLYTSGTTGKPKGIVHVHGGYMVGIYTTMKFVFDMRPDDVYWCSADPGWVTGHSYIVYGPMIAGATSVFYEGAIDYPDPGRIWRMIEKYGVTTFYTSPTAIRALMRFGEGWPGASDLSGVRLLGTVGEPINPEAWVWYRKIAGDTQPVIDTWWQTETGMMMITPTPITPLKPGSATKEFLGIKASVVDKNGKEVGVDEGGYLVIHNPWPAMMRTIFRDRERYESYWNTIPGVYFAGDAAHRDSDGYFWIQGRVDDVIKKSGYRLGSMEIESALVSHPAVAEAAVIGKPDEIKGEAIKAFVILKTGYEGSEQMLNELRLHVRTNVGPIAVPEELEFVGALPKTRSGKIMRRFLKAQELGQEVGDISTLEE, from the coding sequence ATGGCATCGACAAAGCCAAAGGGCCTCGATTGGGAGACAACCAGTCGAGTCCTGTCAGAGAATCGCGTGTTCGAGCCGAGTGAGGATATCGTCGAGAACGCGAACATCACCAAGTACATGCGGGACAAGGGCTTCTCCTCCTACGAAGAGCTCCACGACTGGTCAGTTGAGCACTCCGAAGAGTTCTGGGAGGAAATGGCCAGCGAGCTGGACTGGTTCAAGCCGTGGGACAAGGTGCTGGACTGGGACGCTCCCGATGCCAAGTGGTTCGTTGGTGGCGAGACGAACATCGTCTACAACGCCCTCGACCGCCACATGAGTACTCCAACACGCAACAAGGTCGCCTTCTATTGGGAGGGCGAGGACGGCACGACGCGCACGATCTCGTATCGTGATCTCTACTTCGACGTGTGTCGATTCGCCGGTGCACTCAAGGCGATGGGCATCGAAAAGGGCGACCGGATCGTCATCTATATGCCGCGCATACCGGAGCAGATCGTCGCCATGATCGCCGCCGCGCGCATCGGTGTTGTCCACTCCGTCGTCTATTCCGGATTCTCCTCGTCTGCGTTGCGCGACCGGATCGTGGACGCCGAGGCGAAGGCCGTCATCACTGCTGATGGCTACTTCTACCGCGGCAAGATCGTCACGCTGAAGGGCATCGTCGATGACGCCGTCCGTCAGTGCCCGACCATCAAGCGCGTGGTGACTGTCGAGCGCGCAGGCAACGACATCAACTGGTACCCCACGCGTGACGTCTGGTACCACGAGATGATGGCGCTGGCGACACCGGACAGTGAGATCGCCCACCTCGATTCCGAATCGCCGCTCTACATGCTCTACACGTCCGGCACGACCGGCAAGCCGAAGGGCATCGTCCACGTCCACGGCGGCTACATGGTTGGCATCTACACGACGATGAAGTTTGTCTTCGACATGCGGCCCGACGACGTCTACTGGTGCTCGGCCGACCCGGGCTGGGTGACGGGCCACTCGTACATCGTCTACGGCCCGATGATCGCCGGTGCGACCAGCGTCTTCTATGAAGGTGCGATCGACTATCCCGATCCCGGGCGCATTTGGCGCATGATCGAGAAGTACGGGGTGACGACGTTCTACACGTCGCCGACCGCGATCCGGGCGCTGATGCGCTTCGGTGAGGGCTGGCCGGGCGCGTCGGATCTGTCCGGCGTCCGCCTGCTGGGCACAGTCGGCGAGCCGATCAACCCGGAGGCGTGGGTCTGGTATCGCAAGATCGCAGGAGACACGCAGCCGGTGATCGACACCTGGTGGCAGACCGAGACCGGCATGATGATGATCACGCCGACCCCGATCACGCCGTTGAAGCCGGGCTCGGCGACGAAGGAGTTCCTCGGCATCAAGGCCAGCGTCGTCGACAAGAACGGCAAGGAAGTCGGCGTCGACGAAGGCGGCTACCTCGTCATCCACAACCCGTGGCCGGCGATGATGCGCACGATCTTCCGCGATCGCGAACGCTATGAGTCGTACTGGAACACGATCCCCGGTGTCTACTTCGCCGGCGACGCCGCCCACCGCGACTCAGACGGCTACTTCTGGATTCAGGGTCGCGTCGACGACGTGATCAAGAAGTCCGGTTACCGGCTCGGCTCGATGGAGATCGAGAGTGCGCTGGTCAGCCACCCCGCCGTCGCCGAGGCTGCCGTCATCGGCAAGCCGGACGAGATCAAGGGCGAGGCGATCAAGGCCTTCGTCATCCTCAAGACCGGCTACGAGGGCAGCGAGCAGATGCTGAATGAGCTGCGCCTGCACGTCCGCACGAACGTCGGCCCGATCGCCGTTCCGGAGGAGCTGGAGTTCGTCGGCGCACTGCCGAAGACGCGCTCCGGCAAGATCATGCGCCGCTTCCTGAAGGCTCAGGAGCTCGGCCAGGAAGTCGGCGACATCAGCACGCTGGAGGAGTAG